The DNA segment TCTACGTGGCCTTGCACAATATGTCCATCCAATCGGTCACCAAGTTTCATAGCACGTTCTAGATTTATAGAATCGCCCTTACTAAGATTTCCAAGATTGGTTTTTCGCAATGTTTCATCAATAGCAGTTACAATGTAGCTGTCGTTCTTTACTTCAACCACAGTAAGGCAAACGCCATTGTGAGCCACACTTTGGTCAATTTTTAATTCCGAAGACACATCACTTTTTATTTCTATATGAAGGTTACTGCCTTGTTTGGTTAGCTTTTTTATTTTACCAACCCGCTCAATAATTCCTGTAAACATCCTTAAATTAGTTACATTTGTATTGCAAAAATAGAAATTAAAAACCGCATTAACGGCTATGGCGAAAAAGGAAAAAACAATTGTAGGGATTTCAATAGGCGACCTTAATGGAATAGGTAGCGAAATAGTGCTGAAAACATTTGAAGATTCCCGCATGTTAGAGTTTTGTACACCTGTAATTTTTGCTTCGACTAAACTACTATCCTTTTTCAAAAAACAATATAACCTTGATCTCAACTTTCACGGGATTGATTCGCTCGATAAAATAGCTCATAAAAAAATAAATGTGCTCAACGTTTGGGAGGAACATGTAGATATTAATTTTGGGTCAGAAGATAAAAAAATAGGGGAGTATGCTATAAAATCGCTTAAATCTGCTGTTTCAGCATTAAAAGATAAAAAGATAGATGTTTTGGTAACGGCTCCAATCAACAAATCTAACATACAATCTGAAACTTTTACCTTCCCAGGTCATACAGATTATCTTGCGCAAGAACTAAAAGGTGACAGTTTGATGTTATTAATTTCAGGTAGTTTGCGTGTAGGTTTGCTTACTGATCATGTTGCTGTAAAAGATGTGGTGAAAAACATTACTTCTGAAGTTATAGAAAAAAAAATTAATACTATTCACAACACTTTAATTCAGGATTTTGGCATAAGAGCGCCTAAAATAGCCGTATTAGGTATCAATCCCCATAACGGAGATAATGGTGTTATTGGTAATGAAGACGATACTGTTTTAAAGCCTAGTTTGGAAATCCTGCGGGAAAATAGCAAATTGGTCTACGGTCCTTACGCCGCCGACAGTTTTTTTGGTTCTGGTAATTATAAAAATTTTGATGCCATTATTGCATCCTATCATGATCAAGGTTTAATTCCATTTAAAACACTTGCTTTTGGAAAAGGCGTAAATTACACAGCAGGGCTCAATAGAGTTAGAACGTCTCCAGACCACGGCACGGCTTATGATGTAGCTGGAAAAAATGAAGCAGATTATGAGTCGTTTAAAGAAGCTGTTTTCAGTGCTATTCAAATTTATAAAAAGCGAAAAGAGTACAAGAAAATTTCAAAAAATCCTTTAAAAACTAGTCAAAAAAAATCCTTTTCAAAAAAGAAACGATAAATTAATTTGCTATTCAAATAATTTTTTATCTTTGCACCCGCCTTACAAGTAAGGTGGGAATGAGAAATTGGTGTGATTATGAAGGAATTGAAAGAGTTTACGATCCCTTTTGTAGGGTTGAAAATAGGCGAACACTGGTTTAAATTTACGATTGAAAAACCGTTCTTTGAGCATTTTGAGTATAACGAATTTAACGATGCGACTATAAAACTAGACGTATTGTTGGTTAAAAAGGCAACATTGTTAGAGTTTACCTTGTTTTATACAGGAACTGTAAATGTAAATTGCGATGTTAGCAATGAGCCGTATGACCAGAAACTAGACGGAGAATATAAATTTGTTGTAAAGTTTGGCGAAGAAACTAACGTAGAAGATGAAGATTTATTAATTCTACCTCACGGAAGTTACGAAGTTAACATACAGCAATTTGTATATGAATCTATTGTATTGGCAATGCCGATAAAAAAGATACATCCAGGAGTAGAAGACGGTACGTTAAAAAGTGAGATACTCGATAAACTTGAAGAATTACAGCCTAATAATGATAAAAATCCAGACGAGAAAGAAATTGATCCTCGCTGGAACG comes from the Marixanthomonas ophiurae genome and includes:
- a CDS encoding YceD family protein — translated: MKELKEFTIPFVGLKIGEHWFKFTIEKPFFEHFEYNEFNDATIKLDVLLVKKATLLEFTLFYTGTVNVNCDVSNEPYDQKLDGEYKFVVKFGEETNVEDEDLLILPHGSYEVNIQQFVYESIVLAMPIKKIHPGVEDGTLKSEILDKLEELQPNNDKNPDEKEIDPRWNELKKLLTDK
- the pdxA gene encoding 4-hydroxythreonine-4-phosphate dehydrogenase PdxA; protein product: MAKKEKTIVGISIGDLNGIGSEIVLKTFEDSRMLEFCTPVIFASTKLLSFFKKQYNLDLNFHGIDSLDKIAHKKINVLNVWEEHVDINFGSEDKKIGEYAIKSLKSAVSALKDKKIDVLVTAPINKSNIQSETFTFPGHTDYLAQELKGDSLMLLISGSLRVGLLTDHVAVKDVVKNITSEVIEKKINTIHNTLIQDFGIRAPKIAVLGINPHNGDNGVIGNEDDTVLKPSLEILRENSKLVYGPYAADSFFGSGNYKNFDAIIASYHDQGLIPFKTLAFGKGVNYTAGLNRVRTSPDHGTAYDVAGKNEADYESFKEAVFSAIQIYKKRKEYKKISKNPLKTSQKKSFSKKKR
- a CDS encoding riboflavin synthase, whose amino-acid sequence is MFTGIIERVGKIKKLTKQGSNLHIEIKSDVSSELKIDQSVAHNGVCLTVVEVKNDSYIVTAIDETLRKTNLGNLSKGDSINLERAMKLGDRLDGHIVQGHVDQIGVCKSVAEANGSWVFTFTYKEEKGNVTIEKGSITINGVSLTVVGSKKNEFSVAIIPYTYENTNFKELKKESVVNLEFDVVGKYVRRITQGYR